A segment of the bacterium genome:
CCTTGACGGCGGCGTGGGCCGCGCGGGCGGTGGTGCCGGTGGTCGAGGCCACGACGAGGCGTTTGATTTTACGCTCGCGGCAGGCGTCGACCGCGGCCTTGACCGTAACCTCGGTGAACTCCGGGCCGGTGCCGTGGTGCAGTATCATTCCGTACTCCTTTCGGCGGCGTCGCGCTCCGGCTCGAGCTCAAGCACGCGGATGACGCCGGTCTTTTCGAATTCGCGGTAGTCGCACAATAAGTAGGGGCGCGGCATGAAGAGCGCGGCGAAGGCGGCGTTGCGCGGGCCGCGGTCGCGGGCGTATATGATGCGGTTCTTCAGCGCGGCGTCGTTGGGGGGCGGGCCGCCGCACCGTTCCTCCGGCGCGACGAAGATTATAGCCTCTTTTACGTTCCACTCCTCAAGCGCCCACTCGAGCCGGCGCGAGGCCCAGGGGCGCTTGCCCTCCGGGAAGGCCCACGCGCCGCCGTACGCGGCCTCGAGCGCGACGACGTACGGGACCGTCGCGACGGCGACGGCGAGCAGCGCGGCCGCCGCGGCCGTGCCGCGCGCGAAACCCCATTTACTCTGCAACCACGAGGGGAGCAGCGTCAGGCCCAGGCCGCCGCCCAGCAGCGCCGCCGGGAGCGCGCCGTAGTAGAACCGCGCGCCGTAATTTATACCGTCCGCGTACGGCAAGATATAGAGGAGTAACGTCGCCGCGGCCACCGCGTACGCCAAACGCGCGGGGCGCGGTAGTTTTTTCAGGAAGAGGGGGACCAGCGCCGGCGCGAGCGATATCAACGGCCACCCCATGACGTCCGTCGCGAGGACCCACAGCCGCCGCGTCGTGAAGTACGCCAGGTACGGCGAGAGGAACGGCAGCGAGATGCCGAAGCGCGTATGCAGCGCGTGCGAACGCGGGAACGTGAACGCCGCGCCGCTCGTCGCGTAGTTGTAATACAAGAGCGGCCCCGCGGCCAGGGCGACGCCCAGTACGAAATAGGAGAGCGCGTACCCGCTCGTCTTCTTGCGCGCCACGTCGTAGAACAGCAGCGCTACCGCGGGCAAAGCGGCGAAGGCCGCGTAGTCGCGGACGGCGAAGGCGACGACCAGCAGCGCGCCGGCGACCGCCATAAGCGACGGCTTTTCCGGCTCGCGGCCCGCGTCGAAGGCCCACAGGAAGAGCACCAGGAACAGCAGGAACGCGGGCTCGGCGAAGAGCGACGCGTTGTTGAAGGTCGCGAACGGCGAGACGGTGTACAGCAACACGCCCGCCAGCGCGGCGTCGGCGCCGACGATGCGCCGGCCGTAGCCGTAGAGCGCGAGGGCGGTGAAGAACGCTATGAAGGGGTTGACGAGCCACGGCCTCCCGAGCGCGGTCCCGGCGGCCAGCAGCAGCGGCCAGGCTGGTACGAATATCGTGAACCACTTGCCGTCGCGCACCCCTTCGTTGGGCCCCACCAGGAAGTTGCCCGAGCGGTTCTCGTCGGCGACGTACGCGTCGGTGGCCGGCGCCGTCGCGGTGAGGCGGCCGGCGGCGAAGATGCGGGCCTGAAACCCGTACTCGCGCTCCTCCCAGGTGTGGCCCTCGCCCCCCAGCGAGAAGTACGCGAAGCAGGCCGCGGCCACCGCCGCCGCCACGCCCAACGTTCCCGCCACCCACCAGTCGCCCAGCTCGCGGCGGCAGTACGCGGCGAACCGCAGCGCCGAGCGGCCCAGCGGCGCGGCCGC
Coding sequences within it:
- a CDS encoding glycosyltransferase family 39 protein → MSRKYLKLYLWGAAFVAVFALSHTAFLSDVFTVFDGGRGAGFILGAPGQTPAPPSWVFRYAWLLAGALCFAPAAAPLGRSALRFAAYCRRELGDWWVAGTLGVAAAVAAACFAYFSLGGEGHTWEEREYGFQARIFAAGRLTATAPATDAYVADENRSGNFLVGPNEGVRDGKWFTIFVPAWPLLLAAGTALGRPWLVNPFIAFFTALALYGYGRRIVGADAALAGVLLYTVSPFATFNNASLFAEPAFLLFLVLFLWAFDAGREPEKPSLMAVAGALLVVAFAVRDYAAFAALPAVALLFYDVARKKTSGYALSYFVLGVALAAGPLLYYNYATSGAAFTFPRSHALHTRFGISLPFLSPYLAYFTTRRLWVLATDVMGWPLISLAPALVPLFLKKLPRPARLAYAVAAATLLLYILPYADGINYGARFYYGALPAALLGGGLGLTLLPSWLQSKWGFARGTAAAAALLAVAVATVPYVVALEAAYGGAWAFPEGKRPWASRRLEWALEEWNVKEAIIFVAPEERCGGPPPNDAALKNRIIYARDRGPRNAAFAALFMPRPYLLCDYREFEKTGVIRVLELEPERDAAERSTE